The proteins below come from a single Juglans regia cultivar Chandler chromosome 12, Walnut 2.0, whole genome shotgun sequence genomic window:
- the LOC109017313 gene encoding uncharacterized protein LOC109017313 — protein MSSSTLSSSSSGIRTCQPLCFCDLQATFRYSNTPRNPRRPFFGCPNYNTKGLPYCKFFKWVDGDQYMQLELQDRKNELLRKEKEVDERLRDIEKREIELRKREDEIEKREMVQDGRDEEFKKKEFMLIEKEAGITRSWKLLRLSWVKR, from the exons ATGTCGTCATCAACTCTATCTTCTTCATCCTCTGGTATACGTACTTGTCAACCATTGTGCTTCTGCGATCTTCAAGCTACATTCAGATACTCAAATACTCCCAGAAATCCAAGACGACCATTCTTTGGTTGTCCAAATTATAACACGAAG GGATTACCATATTGCAAGTTTTTCAAGTGGGTAGATGGTGATCAATACATGCAGCTGGAATTACAAGATAGAAAAAATGAACTACTAAGGAAGGAGAAAGAGGTCGATGAGAGACTTCGCGATATTGAGAAGAGGGAGATTGAGCTCCGTAAGAGggaggatgagattgagaagagagagatggtgcAAGATGGTCGAGATGAGGAGTTTAAAAAGAAGGAGTTCATGCTCATTGAGAAAGAAGCTGGAATAACACGTTCATGGAAGCTTCTTCGGCTGTCTTGG GTAAAACGTTAG
- the LOC108993335 gene encoding protein FAR1-RELATED SEQUENCE 5-like codes for MHSYYGPVPTWSPAFLPYPDGSQYPSNIQNVGYPFQYGFGPPTPHIATSSTTSARGCSENRPDCRETEVPCTNSMVDEESQEDRPESRETDGCTTGSPQLVQTDGDDIIEEPRSGMEFNSFEDLHIYYKDYAKKSGFGVMTQRSERGDDQSIRYVTLGCARGGKARVKSLNVAAPRPTGKTDCKARINALKVDGKMRLTTVHNTHNHGLSPKKARFFRCNREVSETVKRVLDTNDLAGIRMNKSFGSLVIGAGGFENLPFLEKDCRNYIDKARHLRLGADSRSRAAYQYFGDVVTFDTTYLTNRYGMPFAQFVGVNHHEQSILLGAGLISSEDTETFTWLFQTWLQCMNGIPPKAIITDQDRAMKNVIAIVFPESRHRFCLWHILKKVPEKLGSYAAYKSGLKSHLMKSVYDTQTIEEFEKCWDGLLNTYDLHENVWLKSLYDERHHWEFVDQFDSALRKKIENENNADFHTFSVTIPCISRSPIEKRFQELYTNSKFREVQQQVMGVLDMDPCLLSEDGVMKTYLVEDEVRVEEFTKLVSYTVNFNVEDCDGKCSCGLFEMRGILCRHILAIFKANGIKLLPDRYILDRWRKDIKRRYTLIHSSYDARDQRPDGNRYSSLLNICYQMITYAAGSSEQFEDAKKKLYSMIDLYRENQHPPSMTQTGSNAGFTTLDTNAGGSSKPVLSPNVVRGKGRPPSLRRASRMEKDMRKVKAKQKKAPVKGKRKQRDEGDTPLPDVCRNLFRPSDVDITNPRQMQPVRDSGTQLQETVIASQESIQFGLDGDQPVQHGFDGSQPEQLD; via the exons ATGCACAGTTACTATGGACCAGTGCCTACATGGTCACCAGCTTTTCTGCCATATCCAGATGGCAGCCAATATCCCAGTAACATTCAG aatgttGGTTACCCATTTCAATATGGGTTTGGGCCTCCGACTCCTCACATCGCTACAAGCTCCACAACGAGCGCAAGGGGTTGTTCAGAGAATAGACCCGATTGTAGGGAAACTGAAGTGCCATGTACAAACTCAATGGTTGATGAAGAAAGTCAAGAGGATAGACCCGAATCACGGGAAACCGACGGTTGCACTACTGGTTCACCACAGTTAGTGCAAACGGATGGTGATGATATAATTGAGGAGCCAAGGTCGGGGATGGAATTCAATTCTTTTGAAGATTTACATATCTATTATAAGGATTATGCTAAGAAAAgcgggtttggggtgatgacacaAAGGAGTGAGAGGGGAGATGATCAAAGCATCAGATATGTCACTCTTGGTTGTGCCCGTGGAGGGAAGGCCCGGGTTAAGAGTTTGAACGTCGCAGCACCACGCCCGACGGGAAAGACGGATTGTAAGGCAAGGATTAATGCCTTAAAGGTTGATGGAAAGATGCGGTTGACAACAGTCCATAATACACATAATCACGGCCTCAGTCCAAAGAAAGCTCGCTTCTTTCGTTGTAACAGAGAAGTGAGTGAGACTGTAAAAAGAGTCCTAGATACAAACGACTTGGCTGGGATCCGgatgaataagagtttcggATCTCTTGTCATTGGTGCAGGTGGCTTCGAGAACCTCCCGTTTTTGGAAAAGGATTGTCGCAATTATATAGACAAGGCACGTCATCTACGACTTGGtgcag ATTCACGCAGTAGGGCGGCCTACCAGTATTTCGGTGATGTCgtcacattcgacaccacatatCTCACGAATAGATATGGGATGCCATTTGCACAATTTGTTGGTGTCAACCACCACGAACAATCCATTCTTTTGGGAGCGGGGTTGATTTCAAGTGAGGATACAGAGACCTTTACATGGTTATTCCAGACCTGGTTGCAGTGTATGAATGGTATACCTCCAAAAGCTATTATTACTGATCAAGATAGAGCAATGAAAAACGTAATTGCTATTGTCTTTCCAGAAAGTCGGCATAGATTCTGTTTATGGCATATACTGAAAAAAGTTCCCGAGAAGCTTGGGTCATATGCTGCCTACAAAAGTGGACTAAAAAGTCACCTAATGAAATCTGTGTACGACACTCAAAcaattgaggagtttgagaaatgttgggatgGGTTACTTAACACATATGATTTACATGAGAATGTCTGGTTGAAAAGTTTATATGATGAGCGTCACCATTGG gagtttGTCGACCAGTTTGACAGTGCGCTgaggaagaaaattgagaatgaaaacaATGCAGACTTCCACACATTTAGTGTCACCATTCCCTGtatatctagatctccaattgagaagagatttcaagagttgtacacgaATTCTAAATTTAGGGAAGTCCAGCAGCAAGTAATGGGTGTGCTCGATATGGATCCTTGTCTACTCAGTGAGGATGGTGTAATGAAAACATATCTGGTGGAAGATGAAGTTCGTGTTGAAGAGTTCACTAAGCTTGTGTCCTATACAGTTAACTTCAATGTGGAAGACTGCGATGGAAAGTGTTCATGTGGGTTATTCGAGATGAGGGGGATATTGTGTAGGCATATTTTAGCCATCTTCAAAGCTAACGGTATAAAGTTATTACCAGACCGGtacattttagatcgatggagAAAGGACATCAAGAGGAGATACACGTTAATCCACAGTAGCTATGATGCTAGGGATCAGAGGCCAGATGGTAATAGATATTCAAGTTTgttaaatatatgttatcagATGATAACTTATGCAGCGGGATCCAGTGAGCAGTTTGAAGATGCAAAAAAGAAGTTATATTCAATGATTGACCTCTACCGTGAGAATCAACACCCCCCATCTATGACCCAAACAG GTTCAAATGCTGGTTTTACAACACTGGACACAAATGCTGGTGGTAGTTCAAAACCCGTACTAAGTCCAAATGTTGTGCGAGGGAAAGGAAGACCTCCATCTCTAaggagagcatccaggatggagaaagaCATGCGGAAGGTTAAAGCCAAGCAAAAAAAAGCACCAGTCAAAGGGAAACGTAAACAG CGAGATGAAGGAGATACACCACTCCCGGATGtgtgtagaaatttatttcGCCCATCAGATGTAGATATCACCAATCCTAGACAAATGCAG CCTGTTCGAGACAGTGGAACCCAGCTCCAGGAAACAGTGATTGcaagtcaagaaagt ATACAGTTTGGGTTGGATGGAGATCAACCGGTACAACATGGGTTCGATGGATCACAACCTGAGCAACTGGATTAA
- the LOC118343935 gene encoding lysine-rich arabinogalactan protein 18-like, whose protein sequence is MDRKCIIAFVLALICVVASPVGAQSPTPAPKKAPPTATTPTISPATSPSKPQSPAEAPSKPKSPAPVTTPKSASPAPAPSKKPAVPSPAATPPVSSTPAAAPVSSPPAPVPVSSPPLPAPEKSPPSVAPATVPSSAPPAPVSAPTAEVPAPAPSKKKTKTKTKKHNAPAPAPELLGPPAPPAEAPGPNQDAFSPGPSLADESGAVSRMRCMQEVVAGLALGLSLLLGLCL, encoded by the exons ATGGATCGGAAATGCATTATTGCATTCGTGTTGGCATTGATCTGCGTCGTTGCTAGCCCCGTCGGAGCCCAGTCACCTACTCCTGCGCCAAAGAAAGCTCCTCCCACTGCTACTACACCGACTATATCACCAGCCACATCTCCGTCTAAACCACAATCACCTGCTGAAGCACCTTCCAAACCTAAATCCCCGGCACCGGTTACCACTCCAAAGTCCGCTTCACCAGCCCCGGCTCCATCGAAGAAACCTGCGGTGCCTTCGCCAGCGGCTACACCTCCTGTGTCATCTACTCCGGCTGCCGCTCCAGTGAGCTCCCCACCAGCTCCGGTTCCAGTCAGCTCTCCACCATTGCCTGCACCGGAGAAATCTCCTCCATCAGTTGCACCAGCAACTGTTCCCTCCAGCGCTCCTCCAGCTCCGGTTTCTGCGCCGACTGCCGAGGTTCCAGCTCCGGCTCCGAGCAAGAAAAAGACTAAGACTAAGACTAAGAAGCACAACGCGCCGGCCCCAGCACCAGAGCTACTTGGTCCACCGGCGCCACCTGCCGAAGCCCCCGGACCGAACCAGGACGCATTCTCGCCTGGTCCGTCATTGGCCGATGAG AGCGGAGCAGTGTCGAGGATGAGGTGCATGCAGGAGGTGGTTGCTGGGTTGGCATTGGGATTGTCTCTTCTCCTTGGTTTgtgtctttaa
- the LOC109016281 gene encoding metal transporter Nramp3-like yields MPSQEPEQQQPLLLDSDQEEQQDTAYESDEKVLIIGIDEGSAPGSGRAPPFSWKKLWLFTGPGFLMSIAFLDPGNLEGDLQAGAIAGYSLLWLLMWATAMGLLVQLLSARLGVATGRHLAELCRDEYPTWARMVLWVMTELALIGADIQEVIGSAIAINILSNGVLPLWSGVIITAFDCFIFLFLENYGVRKLEAVFAVLIGTMAVSFAWMFGETKPSGIELLLGILVPKLSSRTIRQAVGVVGCIIMPHNVFLHSALVQSREIDHSKKGQVQEAIKYYSIESTVALVVSFIINLFVTTVFAQGFYGTEIADRIGLLNAGRYLQEKYGGGLFPILYIWAIGLLAAGQSSTITGTYAGQFIMGGFLNLRLKKWMRALITRSFAIIPTIIVALVFDTSEGTLDVLNEWLNVLQSVQIPFALIPLLCLVSREQIMGTFKIGSVLKMAAWLVAALVIVINGYLLLDFFSSEVNGVLFGSAVAAFTAAYIGFIVYLVSRGVKFSSWRCTVQPKTVAETVG; encoded by the exons ATGCCGTCCCAGGAGCCCGAGCAACAGCAGCCGCTGTTACTGGACTCGGACCAGGAGGAGCAACAAGATACCGCCTACGAATCGGACGAGAAGGTCCTGATAATTGGAATTGATGAAGGTTCTGCCCCCGGGTCCGGCCGCGCCCCGCCGTTCTCGTGGAAAAAGCTCTGGCTGTTCACAGGGCCCGGGTTCTTGATGAGCATAGCGTTCTTGGATCCTGGGAACCTGGAGGGGGATCTCCAGGCCGGCGCGATCGCCGGGTACTCGCTGCTGTGGCTTCTCATGTGGGCCACGGCCATGGGACTGCTGGTACAGCTTCTGTCGGCGCGGCTCGGCGTTGCCACTGGGCGTCACTTAGCCGAGCTTTGCAGGGACGAGTACCCCACGTGGGCAAGGATGGTGCTTTGGGTCATGACCGAGTTGGCGCTAATTGGGGCTGATATTCAGGAGGTTATTGGGAGTGCTATTGCTATTAACATTTTGAGCAATGGAGTTTTGCCTCTATGGTCCGGGGTCATCATAACCGCTTTTGATTG TTTTATCTTTCTGTTTCTTGAGAACTATGGTGTAAGGAAATTGGAAGCGGTTTTTGCTGTTCTTATTGGGACAATGGCAGTTTCATTTGCTTGGATGTTTGGTGAAACAAAGCCAAGTGGCATAGAACTTCTTCTCg GTATTTTAGTTCCAAAACTGAGCTCCAGAACAATACGGCAGGCTGTTGGAGTTGTGGGTTGCATTATTATGCCTCACAATGTTTTCTTGCACTCGGCTCTTGTACAATCAAGGGAGATTGACCATAGCAAGAAAGGTCAAGTCCAAGAAGCTATTAAGTACTACTCCATTGAGTCCACTGTGGCCCTTGTTGTGTCATTCATTATCAATCTATTTGTTACAACTGTGTTTGCCCAAGGGTTTTATGGTACAGAAATAGCCGATAGGATTGGCCTTCTAAATGCAGGACGGTATCTCCAAGAGAAGTACGGCGGTGGACTTTTTCCGATTTTATATATTTGGGCTATTGGGTTATTAGCAGCTGGTCAAAGTAGCACTATTACTGGTACTTATGCAGGGCAGTTTATCATGGGTGGTTTCCTAAACTTGAGGTTGAAAAAATGGATGAGAGCATTGATCACACGAAGCTTTGCAATCATCCCAACTATTATAGTTGCTCTTGTCTTTGATACCTCTGAGGGCACGTTAGATGTTCTAAATGAATGGCTTAATGTGCTTCAGTCAGTCCAGATTCCCTTTGCACTTATTCCCCTGCTTTGTTTGGTGTCAAGGGAGCAGATCATGGGCACTTTTAAAATCGGCTCAGTTCTCAAG ATGGCTGCGTGGCTTGTGGCAGCACTGGTAATAGTGATTAATGGGTATCTGTTGCTCGACTTCTTCTCCTCTGAAGTTAATGGGGTGTTGTTTGGATCCGCTGTGGCTGCTTTTACGGCAGCATATATTGGATTTATAGTTTACCTTGTTTCTCGGGGTGTTAAGTTTTCAAGTTGGCGCTGCACAGTACAGCCGAAAACTGTAGCAGAGACAGTGGGTTGA